TGCAAAATATGAGCGTGCCAAACATAGTCGATTTCCTGCGTTGGTACTAGCCGAATTTGAGGATACAGGTAACAGACAAACAAGAACGTCTTATAGCATCTAATAGCTTGGAGTGTTTGTCGCCGACACCACCCATAACCATTTTGGGGGTTCATCAGGTAAGCTGCTATTGGCGATAGGTTCAGTGCTTTCAGCTTTTCCATGCAGGCTAAGGATGGTGCAGACAGAGCTTCCTGGACAACTGGCATCATTGGAACACCTCGTTTTCTACTGCTTAATGTTTCCCCACTATGGCAAGGTGTTCGAGGAGCCAGGAAAGCTGTGTAGTCAAGACTCACAACAGAGGGCATGGAGCGCGATCGCTACACACCTGTGAAAGTGCTTACACGAATGCACCACTGGCTCAATTTATGAATTATGACTGGTAAAGGAAGAATCAGTAGGTAGGCATTAATATTTGTCGTTGAGGCAAGGCAGACCGGAGATGAGAGTGAGGACAGAAGGCAGAAGGGAAGAGGATTTTAGTCTCTTAACATTTGTTGATATACCTTCGTTTATTTGTGCCTACCTACTTATCACGAAGAACCACTACATCTAGCAAGAGGGACAAACAAGGAATCAAAATCTCTTTTTCCTGGCTCGGAAACTCCTAACCTTCACACTTATTTTTATTAAGAAGAGTATGAATTACGCAGAGTTTACTAAAGCTTTGGCAGGGCTAACCCCTCGACGGGCAGAGGTGTTACTGAAAGTTTTAGCGGGTAAAAAAGATAAGGAAATTGCCTCAGAGCTAAATATTACAAAAGCTACGGTTAGAAAACATATTGCGGATACCTGCGTGTCCTTTGGCTTAAGCAGTTCCGAAGAACGAGGCTCATCACACCGTTCCGATTTGTTCTCTTTATTTACTAAATATAGACCCGATTTAATCAATAAAGATGCTGCGGATAGCGCAGATTGCCCCAAAATTTTAATTAGTTACTATCAGGGTACTGACCCCGACAAAAGCCTTGCCATAGAGTTGGAATCTGCTTTAAAAGCTTCGGGCTACGAAGTCTTTATCGTCAATGGAAGTCTGCGAATGGCAACCCACGGACTGCAACAAATCTATGCCGAATTAAATCAATGTGATTACTTGCTGCTGCTGTTGTCCACCCTAGCCGCTTCCAGTGAAATGGTAACGGAAGAGGTACGATGGGCAAAGGCGTTACAAGACACTCGACCGGATAGCAAGCCAGCGATTTTACCGATTCGGATTAATTGTCCCAGCCACTTACTCAACCATGACTTGCGCGGTTATCTCCGGGGGATGCCACAGCGCGAATGGCGATCGCCAAATGATACCCCAACCTTGGTAAAAGGGGTCTTGGAGTTTTTGGCAACCGATGATAATCCAACCGATAAAAGCAGTTCCTTTGCCCCCACCCCAGAACCCGCCGGGGAAAGTTTCCAATTTCCTAATCCCTATTCCCTCACCCCCAATCATCCACCTCAGCCTGTCGCAGAGCCAGAATTACCCATGGGACAAGTGGAGTTGGCTTCTGCCTTTTATGTGGAACGCCCTGGAATTGATCAACGTTGTTACGAAGCGATCGCCAAACCCGGTGCCCTCATCCGCATTAAAGCACCCAGGCAGATGGGCAAAACCTCTTTAATGGCTCGGATTCTCCAACGCTCTAACACTCTAGGCTATCGTACCGTACCTTTAAGCTTTCAACTGGCAGATAGCAAAGTCTTCACCGACTTAGATCAATTCTTACAGTGGTTTTGTGCTGTTGTTGCCCTAGAGCTACAGTTACCGGCTCGTTTAGCTGATTATTGGAATGGAATTTTTGGCAGCAAAGTCAGTTGCAAGTCCTATTTTGAACGCTATTTACTCGCCAACACAACTGAACCTCTGGTTTTAGGTTTGGATGAAGTAGACCGGGTATTACAATACCCCGAACTCACCTCTGATTTCTTTGGTTTGTTACGAGCATGGCATGAGGAAGCTAAAAATCGGGAGATTTGGAGAAAACTTCGATTAGTGGTGGTTCATTCCACCGAAGTTTATGTTCCGATGGATATTAATCAGTCACCTTTTAATGTCGGTCTACCGATTGAGTTACCCGAATTTCAGTCCGTACAGGTGCAAGATTTGGCTCTGCGACATGGACTGGCTTGGGGACTGCCGGAAATCGAGCAACTCATGGTGATGGTGGGGGGTCATCCCTATCTGGTGCGGTTAGCTCTTTATCACATTGCCCGACAGGAAATTACACTCTCTGAACTGTTAGAAACCGCCCCCACCGATGCCGGACTCTATAGCGACCATTTGCGGCGGCACTTATGGAATTTGTCCCAGCATCCAGAGTTAGCTGCCGCTTTATACAAAGTCGTGTCTGCGGATAGTCCTGTACAGCTAGAGTCCATCCCCGGATTTAAGTTACAAAGCATGGGACTTGTCCACTTGCGAGGCAATGAAGTGACACCTCGTTGTAATTTGTATCGCGATTATTTCCGCGTTCGTCTCGCACCGTCACCCTAGACTTGCCAACAGGAGTAATGAATGTATACCGAACTGCGATCGCTTTATGAGTACCAAGTTGGGGGAAGCCTGCCACTAGAAGCCCCTACCTATGTGACGAGGCAGGCTGATGCTGATTTATATCGAGGCGTGAAGGCAGGGCAGTTTTGTTATGTCCTCAACTCGCGACAGACGGGAAAATCTAGCTTGCGGGTGCGAACAATGCAGCGATTGCAAGCAGAAGGGATGATCTGTGCGGTTGTTGACTTGACCGCCATTGGTAATCAGAATATTCCTGCTGACCAGTGGTATGCGGGGGTAACTTACACCTTAGCCAGCAGTTTCAATCTGTTAGATCAGGTTGATATTGGCACCTGGTGGTGCGATCGCGAATTTCTCCCCCCCGTGCAACGGTTGAGTGAATTTATCCGAGAGGTATTGTTCAAAAAAATTCATCGAAATCTAGCTATTTTTGTGGATGAAATTGATAGTGTTTTAGCCCTCGATTTTCCTATTAATGATTTCTTTTCCTTAATTCGCTCATGCTACAACAATCGTGCTGAACACCCAGAATACAAGCGATTAAATTGGATTTTATTGGGCGTGGCAAACCCCTCGAATTTGATTGATTCTGCACCCAACAGTACACCGTTTAATATTGGTTGTGCTATCGAATTAACGGAATTTAAACAACACCAACTCCAACCTCTATCTCAAGGTTTGGTGGACATAACACCCAACCCGGATGCTGCCATCCAAGAGGTGTTGAATTGGACAGGGGGTCAGCCGTTTTTGACTCAAAAGCTGTGTAAACTCATTCTTCAGGAAGCAGGAGTTAGGAGTCAGGAGTCAGGGGCATTTTTAAGTGATTCACAATCCCAAATGCCAAATCCAAAATCCCAAATTGCGGAGTGGATTGAA
This window of the Microcoleus sp. AS-A8 genome carries:
- a CDS encoding AAA-like domain-containing protein; its protein translation is MNYAEFTKALAGLTPRRAEVLLKVLAGKKDKEIASELNITKATVRKHIADTCVSFGLSSSEERGSSHRSDLFSLFTKYRPDLINKDAADSADCPKILISYYQGTDPDKSLAIELESALKASGYEVFIVNGSLRMATHGLQQIYAELNQCDYLLLLLSTLAASSEMVTEEVRWAKALQDTRPDSKPAILPIRINCPSHLLNHDLRGYLRGMPQREWRSPNDTPTLVKGVLEFLATDDNPTDKSSSFAPTPEPAGESFQFPNPYSLTPNHPPQPVAEPELPMGQVELASAFYVERPGIDQRCYEAIAKPGALIRIKAPRQMGKTSLMARILQRSNTLGYRTVPLSFQLADSKVFTDLDQFLQWFCAVVALELQLPARLADYWNGIFGSKVSCKSYFERYLLANTTEPLVLGLDEVDRVLQYPELTSDFFGLLRAWHEEAKNREIWRKLRLVVVHSTEVYVPMDINQSPFNVGLPIELPEFQSVQVQDLALRHGLAWGLPEIEQLMVMVGGHPYLVRLALYHIARQEITLSELLETAPTDAGLYSDHLRRHLWNLSQHPELAAALYKVVSADSPVQLESIPGFKLQSMGLVHLRGNEVTPRCNLYRDYFRVRLAPSP